The proteins below come from a single Crossiella sp. CA-258035 genomic window:
- the queD gene encoding 6-carboxytetrahydropterin synthase QueD, which translates to MEIFREFTFEAAHRLPNVPEGHKCARLHGHSYRVIVHVEAPVNPQAGWVMDFGDVKAAFKPLEAELDHHYLNEVGGLENPTSENLAVWIWDRLYPALPALSAVTVRETCTSGCTYRGR; encoded by the coding sequence ATGGAGATCTTTCGCGAGTTCACCTTCGAAGCAGCTCACCGCCTGCCGAATGTGCCGGAGGGCCACAAGTGCGCCAGGCTGCACGGACACTCCTATCGAGTCATCGTGCATGTCGAGGCACCCGTCAACCCGCAGGCTGGCTGGGTCATGGACTTTGGAGACGTGAAGGCCGCCTTCAAGCCGCTGGAGGCCGAACTCGACCACCACTACCTCAACGAAGTGGGCGGATTGGAGAATCCCACCAGTGAGAACCTGGCTGTGTGGATCTGGGACCGGCTGTACCCGGCCCTCCCGGCGCTTTCGGCGGTGACCGTGCGCGAGACCTGCACCTCCGGGTGCACCTACCGAGGAAGGTGA
- the dbpB gene encoding DGQHR domain-containing protein DpdB codes for MIKRRALRIKQHPTIPLYVFALAAHEVSQVADIARISRDAAGKLLGYQRPEKKQHVNQILEYLDGNDVLFPNGLILALPGTVRFRASPGPATGYDSMAVSGTIEIPLPDSPDDPRPAWIVDGQQRSAALAKTRNKDLPVIVAGFVAEDLATQRDQFLRVNTVSPLPTNLVSELLPEVPTPLPTKVSARRLPSALVDVLNQDRDSPFKELIKRASTPQEQRSSAVVTDNSLITAIEESLNSSSGALFLFRNLSAGTTDTTAIRKILISYWTAVKETFPDAWGLPPTKSRLMHGVGIRAMGRLMDRVMTHVDPGADDMVGLIRRELSSIAGRCRWTQGRWEELNIAWNELQNTPRHISILSNFIVREYVRSRSNPS; via the coding sequence ATGATCAAGCGTCGAGCGTTGAGGATCAAACAGCACCCCACGATTCCCCTGTACGTCTTCGCCCTAGCCGCGCACGAGGTGAGCCAGGTCGCTGACATCGCCCGGATCTCACGCGATGCTGCGGGCAAGTTGCTCGGCTATCAGAGGCCGGAGAAGAAGCAGCACGTCAACCAGATCCTCGAGTATCTCGACGGTAACGACGTGTTGTTCCCCAACGGTTTGATCCTGGCTCTGCCTGGAACCGTGCGGTTCCGGGCGAGTCCCGGCCCGGCCACCGGGTACGACTCCATGGCCGTGAGCGGCACGATCGAGATCCCGCTGCCGGACTCGCCGGATGATCCCCGGCCGGCGTGGATCGTGGACGGGCAGCAGCGCAGCGCGGCACTGGCGAAGACGAGGAACAAAGACCTGCCGGTCATCGTCGCCGGATTCGTGGCGGAAGACCTTGCCACGCAACGTGACCAGTTCCTCCGCGTGAACACCGTCTCACCGTTGCCGACGAACCTGGTGTCGGAACTTCTACCCGAGGTGCCAACACCGTTGCCCACCAAGGTGTCCGCGAGAAGGCTGCCCTCCGCACTCGTCGACGTGCTCAACCAGGACCGAGACTCGCCGTTCAAAGAGTTGATCAAGCGTGCATCGACCCCGCAAGAGCAGCGCAGCTCTGCCGTCGTCACCGACAACAGCCTCATCACTGCGATCGAGGAGTCGCTCAACTCCTCGTCGGGTGCGCTCTTCTTGTTCCGTAACCTGTCGGCGGGCACGACTGACACCACAGCCATCCGTAAGATCCTCATCTCCTACTGGACGGCGGTGAAGGAGACCTTCCCCGACGCGTGGGGACTGCCACCGACGAAGAGCAGGTTGATGCACGGTGTTGGCATCCGTGCGATGGGTAGACTCATGGATCGCGTCATGACCCATGTCGACCCTGGCGCTGACGACATGGTCGGTCTCATCCGCCGGGAACTCAGCTCGATCGCGGGCAGGTGCCGGTGGACGCAGGGGCGCTGGGAGGAGCTCAACATCGCCTGGAACGAACTGCAGAATACTCCCAGGCACATCAGCATTTTGTCGAACTTCATTGTCCGCGAATACGTCAGGTCGAGGTCGAACCCTTCGTGA
- a CDS encoding oxidoreductase codes for MTTWFITGASRGFGLEIARQALDRGDSVIATARDPKAVLAALPGHGERLLAVPLDVTDEAAAARAVADGVARFGRIDVLVNNAGRGLLGTVEELSDAEVRAVFDTNVFGLLSVTRAVLPVFRAQRAGKILNISSVGGVVSWGGWGAYCGTKFAVEAFSESLRLELAPLGVQVTSVQPGPFRTDFLDSSSLVRAATVIEDYAATGGVMRNWADDTNHSQQGDPVKAAEVMIAVTDREVLPARLPLGSSAVADIEAHLAEVARELEEVRALAVSTDFADAVAGSQLPR; via the coding sequence ATGACCACGTGGTTCATCACCGGCGCGTCGCGGGGCTTCGGCCTGGAGATCGCCCGGCAGGCGCTTGACCGCGGTGACTCGGTGATCGCCACCGCCCGCGATCCGAAGGCGGTCCTGGCCGCGCTGCCCGGTCACGGCGAGCGGCTGCTGGCCGTGCCGCTGGACGTCACCGACGAGGCGGCCGCGGCACGGGCGGTCGCGGACGGGGTGGCCCGGTTCGGCCGGATCGACGTGCTGGTCAACAACGCCGGGCGCGGGCTGCTCGGCACCGTGGAGGAGCTCAGCGACGCCGAGGTGCGGGCGGTGTTCGACACCAACGTCTTCGGGCTGCTGTCGGTCACCCGCGCGGTGCTGCCGGTGTTCCGGGCGCAGCGCGCGGGCAAGATCCTCAACATCAGCTCGGTCGGCGGCGTGGTGAGCTGGGGCGGCTGGGGCGCCTACTGCGGCACCAAGTTCGCGGTGGAGGCCTTCTCCGAGTCGCTGCGGCTGGAGCTGGCGCCACTGGGCGTGCAGGTCACCTCGGTGCAGCCGGGGCCGTTCCGCACCGACTTCCTCGACTCCTCCTCGCTGGTCCGCGCGGCCACCGTGATCGAGGACTACGCGGCGACCGGTGGGGTGATGCGGAACTGGGCCGACGACACCAACCACAGCCAGCAGGGCGACCCGGTGAAGGCGGCCGAGGTGATGATCGCGGTGACCGACCGGGAGGTGCTGCCGGCCAGGCTGCCGCTGGGCAGCTCCGCAGTGGCGGACATCGAGGCGCACCTGGCCGAGGTCGCGCGGGAGCTGGAGGAGGTGCGTGCGCTGGCGGTGTCCACCGACTTCGCTGACGCCGTCGCCGGGTCCCAGCTCCCGCGATGA
- a CDS encoding ThuA domain-containing protein, with translation MLGLYQGTWDAAHISFVKEANPWFSRMAAQHNFSYTASTDWNILANDSALNQYQVVMFLDALPGSAAQRSGFQRYVERGGGWLGFHVAAYNDNPNGWGWYHNTLLGTGRFRNNTWGPTTAKLKVENRSHPATAGLPSVFTSSVSEWYSWTNDLRQNPNIQILASVDPSSFPLGTDPNQTWRSGYYPIMWTNKNYRVLYANFGHNAMDYPNNRPLSSTFASETQNKFLIDGLNWLGSR, from the coding sequence GTGTTGGGGTTGTACCAGGGGACTTGGGATGCGGCGCACATCTCGTTTGTCAAGGAGGCCAATCCTTGGTTTTCGCGGATGGCTGCGCAGCACAATTTCTCATATACCGCGAGTACTGACTGGAACATTCTGGCCAATGACTCCGCGTTGAACCAGTACCAGGTGGTCATGTTCCTGGACGCGTTGCCGGGGTCGGCGGCGCAGCGGAGTGGGTTCCAGCGGTACGTGGAGCGGGGTGGGGGCTGGCTGGGGTTCCATGTGGCCGCTTACAACGACAATCCCAACGGGTGGGGCTGGTACCACAACACGCTGTTGGGGACGGGGCGGTTCCGGAACAACACCTGGGGGCCGACCACGGCCAAGCTCAAGGTGGAGAACCGGTCGCATCCGGCTACGGCTGGGCTGCCTTCGGTGTTCACCTCGTCGGTGAGCGAGTGGTACAGCTGGACGAATGACCTGCGGCAGAATCCGAACATCCAGATCCTGGCTTCGGTGGATCCGTCGAGCTTCCCGTTGGGGACGGATCCGAACCAGACCTGGCGGTCGGGGTACTACCCGATCATGTGGACCAACAAGAACTACCGGGTTCTGTACGCCAACTTCGGGCACAACGCCATGGACTATCCGAACAACCGGCCGCTGTCGTCGACTTTTGCCAGCGAGACGCAGAACAAGTTTCTGATTGACGGGCTCAACTGGCTGGGGAGCCGCTGA
- a CDS encoding ABC transporter ATP-binding protein: protein MPEAESPRWQNTKVLWSFVRPHRRTLLLGLVLGLGTTGATLATPLVTKSVLDGLATAAPILPMVALLVGLLLLGALLGLAQWILLGKLAERIVLDARSTMVRRLFRVRIGELTNRSSGELVTRVTSDTVLLREAATDSVVNFVNGAVALAGALILMGVLDLVLFGATVVVLIVVGIVVAVLMSPLAAAQQNAQAAVGRLGGVLEGALRAIRTVKASRAEARESGRILTEAQESAKQSVRAVRIEAVAWTTASWGIQLAILLILALGAWRVSSGALPVSSLVAFLLYAFQVMEPVSTLTRTFTQLQSGLAAAARIREIENLSVEQSERLPKEPVPAAQAPVLSFREVTARYAPGAPAALDGISLDIPRTGHTAIVGPSGSGKTTMFSLMLRFLQPERGELALDGASYDEWSLAEVRRRIVYVEQDTPLVPGTLRENLRYTHTDATDEELWAALEAVRLAERARDLPDGLDTVLSGAAVSGGERQRIALARALVSDPEILLLDEATAQLDGLTEAAVQDVINRISARGAVVTIAHRLSTVLDADQILLLEKGKRRALGNHAELLATDELYRDLVAALRIAPATSAA from the coding sequence ATGCCGGAAGCCGAATCGCCACGCTGGCAGAACACCAAGGTGCTGTGGTCCTTCGTGCGACCACACCGCCGGACGCTGCTGCTCGGCCTGGTGCTGGGCCTTGGCACCACCGGGGCCACCCTGGCCACGCCGCTGGTCACCAAGTCGGTGCTGGACGGCCTGGCCACGGCCGCGCCGATCCTGCCCATGGTGGCGCTGCTGGTGGGCCTGCTGCTGCTCGGCGCCCTGCTCGGCCTGGCCCAGTGGATCCTGCTGGGCAAGCTGGCCGAGCGGATCGTGCTGGACGCCCGCAGCACCATGGTGCGCAGGCTGTTCCGGGTCCGGATCGGCGAGCTGACCAACCGGTCCAGCGGCGAGCTGGTCACTCGGGTCACCTCGGACACCGTGCTGCTGCGCGAGGCCGCCACCGACAGCGTGGTCAACTTCGTCAACGGCGCGGTCGCACTGGCCGGCGCGCTGATCCTGATGGGCGTGCTGGACCTGGTGCTGTTCGGGGCCACCGTGGTGGTGCTCATCGTGGTCGGCATCGTGGTTGCGGTGCTGATGTCCCCGCTTGCCGCGGCCCAGCAGAACGCCCAGGCCGCGGTCGGCAGGCTCGGCGGCGTGCTGGAAGGCGCGCTGCGCGCCATCCGCACGGTCAAGGCCAGCCGCGCCGAGGCCAGGGAGAGCGGCCGGATCCTCACCGAGGCCCAGGAGTCCGCCAAGCAGAGCGTGCGCGCGGTGCGGATCGAGGCGGTGGCCTGGACCACCGCGAGCTGGGGCATCCAGCTGGCCATCCTGCTGATCCTGGCGCTGGGCGCCTGGCGGGTCAGCTCCGGCGCGCTGCCGGTGTCCAGCCTGGTCGCCTTCCTGCTCTACGCCTTCCAGGTCATGGAACCGGTCTCCACCCTGACCCGCACCTTCACCCAGCTCCAGTCCGGCCTGGCCGCCGCGGCCCGGATCAGGGAGATCGAGAACCTGTCCGTGGAGCAGAGCGAGCGCCTGCCCAAGGAGCCGGTGCCGGCCGCGCAGGCCCCGGTGCTCTCCTTCCGCGAGGTCACCGCCAGGTACGCGCCGGGCGCCCCGGCCGCGCTGGACGGCATCAGCCTGGACATCCCACGCACCGGGCACACCGCGATCGTCGGCCCGTCCGGCTCCGGCAAGACCACCATGTTCTCCCTGATGCTGCGCTTCCTGCAGCCCGAACGCGGCGAGCTCGCCCTGGACGGCGCCTCCTACGACGAGTGGTCGCTGGCCGAGGTGCGCCGGCGGATCGTCTACGTGGAGCAGGACACCCCGCTGGTGCCCGGCACGCTGCGGGAGAACCTGCGCTACACCCACACCGACGCCACCGACGAGGAGTTGTGGGCCGCGCTGGAGGCCGTCCGGCTGGCCGAGCGGGCCCGCGACCTGCCGGACGGACTGGACACGGTGCTCTCCGGTGCCGCGGTCTCCGGCGGCGAGCGCCAGCGGATCGCACTGGCCCGCGCCCTGGTCAGCGACCCGGAGATCCTGCTGCTGGACGAGGCCACCGCCCAGCTGGACGGCCTGACCGAGGCCGCGGTGCAGGACGTGATCAACCGGATCTCCGCCCGCGGCGCGGTGGTGACCATCGCGCACCGACTGTCCACTGTGCTCGACGCCGACCAGATCCTGTTGCTGGAGAAGGGAAAGCGCCGAGCCCTCGGTAACCACGCGGAGCTGCTCGCCACCGACGAGCTGTACCGGGACCTGGTGGCCGCGCTGCGCATCGCCCCGGCCACCAGCGCGGCCTGA
- a CDS encoding pyridoxamine 5'-phosphate oxidase family protein has product MSVQDRTDFLAAPHVAILAVTRENRGPLAVPVWYDYRDGEVLVWTRDSSRKAQLVRAAGRFSLAVQHAEPPYGYVTVEGPVTWQSNPPHATLLRIVSRYLPPEAAAAFVEANQTPDAVLLSMRPESWISGSPAS; this is encoded by the coding sequence ATGTCCGTGCAGGACCGCACCGACTTCCTCGCCGCCCCCCACGTCGCCATCCTGGCCGTCACCCGCGAGAACCGCGGCCCCCTCGCCGTCCCGGTCTGGTACGACTACCGGGACGGCGAGGTGCTGGTCTGGACCCGCGACAGCTCCCGCAAGGCGCAACTGGTCCGTGCCGCCGGCCGGTTCAGCCTGGCCGTCCAGCACGCCGAACCCCCGTACGGCTACGTCACCGTCGAGGGCCCGGTCACCTGGCAGTCCAACCCGCCACACGCGACCCTGCTCCGCATCGTCAGCCGCTACCTGCCCCCGGAAGCAGCAGCCGCCTTCGTCGAAGCGAACCAGACCCCGGACGCGGTCCTGCTCAGCATGCGCCCGGAGTCTTGGATCAGCGGCTCCCCAGCCAGTTGA
- the queC gene encoding 7-cyano-7-deazaguanine synthase QueC, with protein MTSMSRPAIVLLSGGLDSTTVLAIAKDKGFTPYALSFRYGQRHSVELEAAARVAASLGAADHKVAEIDLRLFGGSALTSDVAVPKHDSVDDIDADSIPVTYVPARNTIFLSFALAYAEVVGASDIFTGVTAVDYSGYPDCRPEYMAAYENMANLATKAGVEGQARLTLHSPLITMSKADIIREGLRLGVDYSITSSCYDPDAEGAACGRCDTCLLRLKGFSEAGMSDPARYQIARA; from the coding sequence GTGACGTCGATGAGCCGACCGGCGATCGTACTACTCAGTGGTGGACTCGATTCCACGACGGTGCTTGCCATCGCGAAGGACAAGGGGTTCACGCCCTACGCCCTGAGCTTCAGGTACGGGCAGAGGCACAGCGTGGAGCTTGAAGCCGCTGCGCGTGTGGCTGCATCCCTCGGCGCAGCCGATCACAAGGTCGCCGAGATCGACTTGCGGTTGTTCGGCGGTTCAGCACTCACCTCCGACGTCGCGGTGCCCAAGCACGACAGCGTCGACGACATCGACGCCGACAGCATCCCGGTGACCTACGTCCCGGCTCGTAACACGATCTTCCTCTCGTTTGCGCTCGCCTACGCGGAGGTCGTCGGCGCGTCGGACATCTTCACGGGGGTCACCGCGGTCGACTACAGCGGTTATCCGGACTGCAGGCCGGAGTACATGGCGGCGTACGAAAACATGGCCAACCTGGCTACCAAGGCAGGCGTGGAGGGGCAGGCCCGATTGACGCTGCACTCGCCCCTGATCACTATGTCCAAGGCGGACATCATCCGAGAGGGGCTGCGCCTGGGCGTGGACTACTCGATCACCTCCAGTTGCTATGACCCCGACGCGGAGGGCGCGGCGTGTGGGCGCTGCGACACCTGTCTGTTGCGTCTCAAGGGGTTCAGCGAGGCAGGCATGAGCGACCCCGCTCGGTACCAGATTGCTCGCGCATGA
- the queE gene encoding 7-carboxy-7-deazaguanine synthase, whose protein sequence is MTYLIKEIFYTLQGEGSHAGRPAVFCRFSRCNLWTGLEKDRSRAICQFCDTDFVGTDGEGGGRFATAAELAEAVERQWPSDSRDHRFVVCTGGEPLLQLDEAAIDELHARGFTVAVETNGTRLAPVGLDWICVSPKAGAELVITSGDELKLVYPQVGGDPAQFEHLDFQHFRLQPMDGADVEENTRAAVQYCLKNPHWSLSLQTHKYLGIQ, encoded by the coding sequence ATGACATATTTGATCAAGGAGATCTTCTACACCCTGCAGGGCGAGGGCAGTCACGCCGGCAGGCCTGCGGTGTTCTGCCGGTTCTCGCGGTGCAACTTGTGGACCGGCCTCGAGAAGGACCGCTCACGGGCAATCTGCCAGTTCTGCGACACGGACTTCGTTGGCACCGACGGAGAGGGTGGCGGTCGGTTCGCCACCGCTGCTGAACTCGCTGAGGCAGTGGAGCGCCAGTGGCCCTCGGACAGCCGCGATCATCGGTTCGTCGTCTGCACCGGCGGGGAACCGCTCCTGCAACTGGACGAAGCGGCGATCGACGAGCTGCACGCGCGCGGTTTCACCGTGGCTGTGGAGACCAACGGCACGCGCCTGGCACCGGTCGGCCTCGACTGGATTTGTGTGAGCCCGAAGGCGGGCGCCGAGCTCGTGATCACCAGCGGGGACGAACTCAAACTCGTCTACCCACAAGTCGGCGGCGACCCGGCCCAGTTCGAGCACCTCGACTTCCAGCACTTCCGTCTGCAACCGATGGACGGCGCCGACGTCGAGGAGAACACACGAGCGGCTGTCCAGTACTGCCTCAAGAACCCCCATTGGTCGTTGTCGCTTCAGACACACAAGTATCTCGGGATCCAGTGA
- a CDS encoding TetR/AcrR family transcriptional regulator, translating into MPRPRSFDEDEVLAAVCAQFERSGYAATSLDDLMHATGLGKGSLYGAFGDKRRLFLRALDINRERQVRAICEGLRGDGPALRNLRDQLVRLVAKPGDKDRFGCMLVNGAAELGEEDPEVRERTRATFLALEGLVAGALDAAVTEGDLASDLDTTTAARLLLATVQGVELLRRSGLSDETIGEVVAAAVMNLPKPATPAPVAG; encoded by the coding sequence ATGCCACGGCCGCGGAGCTTCGACGAAGACGAGGTGCTGGCCGCCGTCTGCGCCCAGTTCGAGCGCTCCGGCTACGCGGCCACCTCGCTGGATGACCTAATGCACGCCACCGGCCTCGGCAAGGGCAGCCTGTACGGCGCCTTCGGCGACAAGCGGCGGCTGTTCCTGCGCGCGCTGGACATCAACCGCGAGCGCCAGGTCCGGGCGATCTGCGAGGGCCTGCGCGGAGACGGGCCCGCCCTGCGGAACCTGCGTGACCAGCTCGTCCGGCTGGTTGCCAAGCCGGGGGACAAGGACCGGTTCGGCTGCATGCTGGTCAACGGCGCGGCCGAGCTGGGCGAGGAGGACCCGGAGGTGCGGGAGCGCACCCGGGCCACCTTCCTCGCGCTCGAGGGCCTGGTCGCCGGTGCCCTGGATGCCGCGGTGACCGAGGGCGACCTGGCTTCCGACCTGGACACCACCACGGCGGCCCGGCTGCTGCTGGCCACCGTGCAGGGCGTGGAGCTCTTGCGCCGCAGCGGTTTGAGCGATGAGACCATCGGTGAGGTGGTGGCCGCCGCGGTCATGAACCTGCCGAAACCGGCAACCCCCGCTCCAGTAGCCGGATGA
- a CDS encoding helix-turn-helix transcriptional regulator, with translation MDRTPPAGAALGEYLRACRSRVDPADRGLPEDGRKRRVPGLRREELAQLAGVSVDYLVRLEQGRTRNVSRAVLDALARALNLREDEHAYLLRVAEPVRGQTSRTPATSVRRQTQQLLDGLSGLPAMVLGRRMEVLAWNTLGAALYLDFATLPPADRNLLRLTFLDPRVRPMFQNWDQVVRDCVAHLREDASRYPDDPKLAALVGELSVKDPDFRHWWAAHRVRAQEFGQKTLLHPIAGPITLDYQTMDLRDAADQKLVVYTAEPNSRSAEALHFLANWASTATPSPDVVNRARGHRPRTAPAAPGRTTSGGLNPDAQAQDPSHPPS, from the coding sequence ATGGACCGCACCCCACCCGCAGGCGCCGCACTCGGCGAGTACCTGCGCGCCTGCCGCTCGCGGGTGGACCCGGCCGACCGCGGCCTGCCCGAGGACGGCCGCAAACGCCGCGTCCCCGGCCTGCGCCGCGAGGAGCTGGCCCAGCTGGCCGGGGTGAGCGTCGACTACCTGGTGCGCCTGGAACAGGGCCGCACCCGCAACGTCTCCCGCGCCGTCCTGGACGCCCTCGCCCGCGCGCTCAACCTGCGCGAGGACGAACACGCCTACCTGCTGCGCGTCGCCGAACCCGTCCGAGGCCAGACCTCCCGCACCCCGGCCACCTCAGTACGCCGCCAAACCCAGCAGCTGCTCGACGGCCTGTCCGGCCTACCGGCAATGGTGCTCGGCCGACGCATGGAGGTGCTGGCCTGGAACACCCTCGGCGCGGCCCTCTACCTCGACTTCGCCACGCTCCCGCCCGCGGACCGCAACCTGCTGCGGCTGACGTTCCTGGACCCGAGGGTGCGCCCGATGTTCCAGAACTGGGACCAGGTCGTCCGCGACTGCGTGGCCCACCTGCGCGAGGACGCCTCCCGCTACCCGGACGACCCCAAACTGGCCGCCCTGGTCGGCGAGCTCTCGGTGAAGGACCCGGACTTCCGTCACTGGTGGGCCGCCCACCGAGTCCGCGCCCAGGAGTTCGGCCAAAAAACCCTGCTGCACCCCATCGCGGGCCCGATAACCCTGGACTACCAGACCATGGACCTACGCGACGCGGCGGACCAGAAGCTCGTGGTCTACACGGCCGAACCCAACTCCCGCTCCGCCGAAGCCCTGCACTTCCTGGCCAACTGGGCCAGCACAGCCACCCCGAGCCCAGACGTCGTGAACCGCGCACGCGGCCACCGCCCCCGGACCGCCCCTGCCGCCCCCGGACGCACCACCAGCGGCGGCCTGAACCCCGACGCACAAGCACAGGACCCGTCACACCCACCTAGCTGA
- a CDS encoding TetR/AcrR family transcriptional regulator: MTSATRESASRSRTRRAILDAAVVVLAQRSSASMAEIADAAEVGRSTLHRYFPERSELMTAIFRMTVDRLRSALAEAKLAEGTPAEALRRAVHAYFELTPAMIQVCSEGQQRHADDWLAEAFVEADKPVARLITRAQAEGYLDPAVNPEWIYKVLWWNVYAGIEATGEGLMGKHQAAESVIRLLERGLPVSAGS, from the coding sequence ATGACCAGCGCCACTCGGGAGTCAGCCAGCCGCAGTCGGACCCGCCGGGCCATCCTGGACGCCGCCGTGGTGGTCCTTGCCCAGCGGTCCTCCGCCTCGATGGCCGAGATCGCCGACGCCGCCGAGGTCGGGCGCAGCACGCTGCACCGCTACTTCCCGGAGCGCTCCGAGCTGATGACCGCGATCTTCCGGATGACCGTGGACCGGCTGCGGTCCGCGCTGGCCGAGGCGAAGCTTGCCGAGGGCACCCCGGCGGAGGCGCTGCGCCGGGCGGTGCACGCCTACTTCGAGCTGACCCCGGCGATGATCCAGGTGTGCAGCGAGGGGCAGCAGCGCCATGCCGACGACTGGCTGGCCGAGGCCTTCGTGGAGGCCGACAAGCCGGTGGCGCGGCTGATCACCCGCGCGCAGGCCGAGGGCTACCTCGACCCGGCGGTGAACCCGGAGTGGATCTACAAGGTGCTGTGGTGGAACGTCTACGCCGGGATCGAGGCCACCGGCGAGGGCCTGATGGGCAAGCACCAGGCGGCCGAGTCGGTCATCCGGCTACTGGAGCGGGGGTTGCCGGTTTCGGCAGGTTCATGA
- a CDS encoding RNA 2'-phosphotransferase produces MDEKKMVRVSKRLSRHLRHAPGEIGLELGDGGWVSVDELLKGLGQHGFRVSRAELDEVVERNDKRRFAFDETGTLIRASQGHSVAVDLGLAEAAPPEVLFHGTVGAALDAIWREGLRPMRRHHVHLSATEETAVRVGARRGKPVVLRVDAARMSVAGYRFYVSANGVWLTDRVPPEYLR; encoded by the coding sequence ATGGATGAGAAGAAGATGGTTCGGGTGTCCAAGCGGCTTTCGCGGCACCTGCGGCATGCGCCCGGCGAGATCGGGCTCGAGTTGGGCGACGGGGGCTGGGTTTCCGTCGATGAGTTGCTGAAAGGCTTGGGGCAGCACGGTTTCCGGGTCAGCCGGGCCGAGCTGGACGAGGTGGTGGAGCGCAATGACAAGCGGCGGTTCGCCTTTGACGAGACCGGGACGTTGATCCGGGCGAGTCAGGGGCACTCCGTCGCGGTGGACCTGGGGCTGGCGGAGGCCGCGCCGCCGGAGGTGTTGTTCCACGGGACGGTGGGGGCCGCCTTGGACGCCATCTGGCGGGAGGGGTTGCGGCCGATGCGGCGGCATCACGTGCACTTGTCCGCCACGGAGGAGACCGCGGTCCGGGTGGGGGCGCGGCGGGGCAAGCCGGTGGTGTTGCGGGTGGACGCGGCGCGGATGTCCGTTGCCGGGTACCGGTTCTACGTCAGCGCCAATGGGGTGTGGCTGACGGATCGGGTGCCGCCGGAGTACCTGCGCTAG
- a CDS encoding GTP cyclohydrolase, FolE2/MptA family: protein MHDVQNEVDQRGIAVDQVGIAGLRYPVSFSDGELVQNSIAEVSVTVRLQAERRGTHMSRMVALADEHLQSFDPRQMPQLLKAGAHELDAPAIEVTVSFPVSTRVTAPASGAESFAVHDLTVAGRLDGEVCRVSTSVRTEVTSLCPCSKTISDYGAHNQRSEVTLTIQGSGDTAYPLSVSKMVALLATSGSAPVIPLVKRPDERVLTMQAYDHPAFVEDMARDLSTACRARRLPHRVHVRNLESIHSHDAVAVITSSDFA, encoded by the coding sequence GTGCACGACGTACAGAACGAAGTGGACCAACGTGGTATCGCGGTCGACCAGGTGGGCATCGCCGGCTTGCGCTACCCGGTGTCGTTCAGTGACGGCGAACTCGTCCAGAACTCGATCGCTGAGGTCTCCGTGACGGTGCGCCTTCAGGCCGAGCGCCGAGGAACCCACATGAGCCGCATGGTGGCCCTCGCTGACGAACACCTCCAGAGCTTCGACCCTAGGCAGATGCCGCAGCTACTGAAGGCGGGAGCTCATGAACTGGACGCCCCTGCAATCGAGGTGACTGTCTCGTTCCCGGTCTCGACGCGGGTCACCGCCCCTGCCTCTGGCGCCGAGTCGTTCGCCGTCCACGACCTCACAGTCGCAGGTCGGCTCGACGGTGAGGTCTGTCGGGTCAGTACGTCAGTTCGAACTGAAGTCACGAGCCTGTGCCCATGTTCCAAGACGATCTCCGACTACGGCGCACACAACCAGCGTAGTGAGGTGACCCTGACCATTCAGGGCAGCGGAGACACCGCCTACCCGCTCTCCGTTTCAAAGATGGTCGCGCTGCTCGCGACGAGCGGATCAGCACCCGTGATCCCGCTAGTCAAACGACCCGATGAACGGGTGTTGACGATGCAGGCGTACGACCACCCCGCATTCGTCGAAGACATGGCCCGGGATCTCTCCACAGCCTGCCGTGCGCGACGGCTCCCCCACCGGGTGCACGTTCGCAACCTTGAGAGCATCCACAGCCATGACGCTGTTGCGGTCATCACCAGCAGTGACTTCGCCTGA